The genomic window TCCGGGCTGTAAATGGAAAACAGGGGGTCCCCCGCATGCACCAGCTTGCCTACGAAATCGACGTAGAGTTCCTCTATCCATCCCGAGAACTTAAGGTTGACCTCCTTCAGCCGGGTCTCGTCGTAGGTGATTTGCCCGACGGCGCGGATCTCCTTGGTGAGCCTGCGCCGCTCCGCTTGCCCGAAGGTGAGGCCGAGGAGCTGCTGCCGCTCCGGGCTCAGCTCCACCGTTCCCGGGGCCAGCTTTTCGGTCCTGGAAGGCGCCTCCTTGCGAACTGGCACTAGAGTCATTCCGCAAATCGGACAGTTGCCAGGTTTGTCGGAGGTGTACTCCGGATGCATTGGGCAATGGTAGACGGTCTTCTCCCCGGGCTTCGGGCTCACCGGGGGCTCAGCCTGCGGCTCGTGCTCATGATGCAATTGGGGACTTTCCTCGGAAGGAGCCGCCTGTTCTTCTTGCTTCGGCTGTGGCGCAGGGTGCTCGCCCTTATGGCGGCAAGCGACCAAGAGCCATCCCGACAGCGCAAGCACAACTACGGGTGTGAGGTACAAACGAATTCGACGCATGGGAATTCCTCCGTACGGGTGTTTCGCTCGCTGCCTTTCCTGCAACGGATTACCGCCCTACGAGGATCTCCAGCCCTGTGAGCTCCTCAAGTCTTGCGATGGCCGTCCACAGATCGGTCAGGATCCTTGCGGACTCCGTCCGGTACGTGATCAGCGTGTCAACGGCGGAAAGGACGGGGAGCAAATCGATCTGCCCGACCTGGTAACGGGAGAGAGCGGCCTGTAGGGAACGCTCCGCCTGGGGGATCAGCTGATCGCGATAGAGGAGATTCTTCGTCTCTGCACTCTTGGCTACTACGAAATACTGCTTTAGCTCTGCGCGAATCCGATTCTCCAGGTCTTGCGCTCCCAGCCTGGTACCTTCCAGTCGCAGCGTTTCTGCGGCGAGCCGATCCCTTTCCTTCTTCCAGAAATAGAGGGGTGCCTCCACACCGACCATCCCCTCGTACATGTCCCTAAAGGGGCCGCGATACATCAGTCCCGCGCGGAGCATGAAGTCGGGTAAGAAATCCTTCCGGGCCAGACGAACAGCTAAAGACTCCTCCGCAACCTGGAGTCTGGCCTGCGTCAATAGAGGGTTAGCCGATCTTGCCCGTTCCTCAAGCTCTGGGAAGGAGTAGGGTAAGGAGCCCAGCGGAAGCTCTCTTGCCACCACAACCACTGACTCGGCCGGTAGAGCTACGAGCGCGGAGAGACGTGCCTGCAGGCTCCCTAACATCTGCTCGGCGTCGAGAACCATCACATCAGTTTCGGAGATCTCGAGCTGGGCTTTGAAGAGATCCGCTTGGGGTACCTGCCCAACGGCAAAACGCGCCTGCGCAAATCCCAGGGCCTCCTGTAGGACAGATCTCTTTTCTTGGAGCAAATCCCGAATCCGCTGGTAGTAGAAAATCTCCGCATATAGCTCCTTCGCTTCCCGGATGAGACGCAGCCTACTCTCCCTCACCGCCTCTCTGGAACGGCTGGCCCTCACCATGGCACTGCTACGCCGTAAAGCGAGCTTGCCGGGGAAGGGAACGCTCTGCGAGACTTCGGCGACCACCCCGCTCATCATCTCCTCGCCCACGCTCAGCCGATTCCAACCCACGTTCCGGAGCCCGAAACCGATAGTCGGGTTGGGTAGCGTTCCCTCAGCTCTTGCCGCGCGGCTCTCGGCTTCGCTGATTCTCTGATAGGCTCGGAGCTGGGGATTGCGCTCCACGAGTAGCTGTATCAGTCCGTTGAGTCCGTCAACCCGCCGTTGGGCGAAAACAGGAGGGCCAGAGAGAATCGCAGCCAGGCTGAAGGCGGAGGCCCATTTCGTCATGTTCAGTTTCATCGTTCGGCTGTCCTCACACGAGATATGTGGTT from candidate division KSB1 bacterium includes these protein-coding regions:
- a CDS encoding TolC family protein, yielding MKLNMTKWASAFSLAAILSGPPVFAQRRVDGLNGLIQLLVERNPQLRAYQRISEAESRAARAEGTLPNPTIGFGLRNVGWNRLSVGEEMMSGVVAEVSQSVPFPGKLALRRSSAMVRASRSREAVRESRLRLIREAKELYAEIFYYQRIRDLLQEKRSVLQEALGFAQARFAVGQVPQADLFKAQLEISETDVMVLDAEQMLGSLQARLSALVALPAESVVVVARELPLGSLPYSFPELEERARSANPLLTQARLQVAEESLAVRLARKDFLPDFMLRAGLMYRGPFRDMYEGMVGVEAPLYFWKKERDRLAAETLRLEGTRLGAQDLENRIRAELKQYFVVAKSAETKNLLYRDQLIPQAERSLQAALSRYQVGQIDLLPVLSAVDTLITYRTESARILTDLWTAIARLEELTGLEILVGR